In one window of Xiphophorus hellerii strain 12219 chromosome 23, Xiphophorus_hellerii-4.1, whole genome shotgun sequence DNA:
- the LOC116714130 gene encoding protein RD3, whose protein sequence is MFPWSAVFSLEPKVPGQRSTEELVTNTLMLELGAMVKRTERIHLERATEGRRRRRSSSSTADYSWLAHTPTPQPYQLTPNDLLELQDLCAKIPPAQCGPVIVRFRRLVSQMEPEVHEVPRLFRTVLRDCVDEVNGNDEVQPPSAFYEKQQRSKSLSFVTFRTKFRTGQMFKVSGLRGSRGNLQQQVDWSDDEDDGESEEEAMRARAMKGRSKSMPEITPLEQSAQS, encoded by the exons ATGTTTCCTTGGTCGGCTGTCTTCTCCCTTGAGCCCAAAGTGCCGGGTCAGCGCAGCACAGAGGAGCTGGTGACCAACACTCTGATGCTGGAGCTGGGCGCCATGGTAAAGCGGACCGAGCGCATCCATTTGGAGAGGGCCACCGAGGGCCGGCGCCGGCgccgcagctcctcctccacgGCGGACTACAGCTGGCTGGCACACACCCCGACCCCTCAGCCCTACCAGCTCACCCCCAACGacctgctggagctgcaggacCTCTGTGCCAAGATCCCCCCTGCACAGTGCGGCCCTGTCATCGTTAG GTTTAGGAGGCTGGTGTCCCAGATGGAGCCTGAGGTTCATGAGGTTCCCCGGCTGTTTCGCACAGTGCTACGCGACTGCGTGGACGAGGTCAACGGCAACGATGAGGTCCAGCCACCGAGCGCGTTTTACGAGAAGCAGCAGCGCAGCAAGAGCCTCTCCTTCGTTACGTTCCGCACAAAGTTTCGCACCGGGCAGATGTTCAAGGTGAGCGGCTTGAGGGGCTCCAGGGGGAACCTGCAGCAGCAAGTGGATTGGTCCGACGATGAGGACGATGGAGAGAGCGAGGAAGAGGCCATGAGGGCCAGAGCGATGAAGGGGAGGAGCAAGAGCATGCCAGAGATCACCCCACTGGAGCAGAGCGCTCAGAGCTGA
- the stx5a gene encoding LOW QUALITY PROTEIN: syntaxin-5a (The sequence of the model RefSeq protein was modified relative to this genomic sequence to represent the inferred CDS: deleted 1 base in 1 codon), giving the protein MTCRDRTLEFQSACKSLQGRQNGVQPSKPAHNALRQHSDFTLMAKRIGKDLSNTFAKLEKLTFLAKRKSLFDDKAVEIEELTYIIKQDINSLNKQIAQLQDLVRSRGAPGGRHIQTHSNTIVVSLQSKLASMSNDFKSVLEVRTENLKQQRSRREQFSQPPVASSPMMANNFRSRKKGAQEPHAAREPRNDYQGYTTSNLKESSVLMQDESRSMGDVAIDMDSQSNPLQLQLIDEQDSYIQSRADTMQNIESTIVELGSIFQQLAHMVKEQEETIQRIDANVEDTQLNVEAAHTEILKYFQSVSSNRWLMIKIFLVLVVFFIIFVVFFA; this is encoded by the exons ATGACGTGCCGCGACCGAACCCTGGAGTTTCAGTCGGCCTGTAAATCTCTCCAGGGCAGACAG AATGGAGTGCAGCCCAGTAAACCAGCTCACAACGCCCTCAGGCAACACAGCGACTTCACACTTATGGCCAA GAGAATTGGGAAAGACTTGAGCAATACGTTTGCCAAATTGGAAAAACTAACTTTTT TGGCGAAAAGAAAATCTCTATTTGACGACAAGGCGGTGGAGATAGAGGAACTCACCTACATCATTAAGCAA gATATCAACAGTCTGAACAAACAGATCGCACAGCTGCAGGACCTGGTGAGGTCCCGC GGCGCTCCGGGTGGCCGGCACATCCAGACCCACTCAAACACCATCGTGGTGTCGTTACAG TCCAAACTGGCATCCATGTCTAATGACTTTAAATCAGTCCTAGAAGTTCGAACTGAG AACCTGAAGCAGCAGCGCAGCAGGAGAGAGCAGTTCTCCCAGCCTCCTGTAGCGTCTTCTCCTATGATGGCCAATAACTTCA ggaGCCGCAAAAAAGGGGCCCAGGAGCCGCATGCAGCTCGCGAGCCGCGCAATGACTACCAGGGCTATACAACCTCAAATTTAAAAG aaaGCTCGGTGCTGATGCAGGACGAGTCCCGGAGCATGGGGGATGTGGCCATCGACATGGACTCCCAGAGCAACCCTCTACAGCTCCAGCTCATTGATGAGCAG GACTCGTACATCCAGAGCCGTGCAGACACCATGCAGAACATCGAGAGCACCATCGTGGAGCTGGGCTCCATATTCCAGCAGCTGGCTCACATGGTGAAGGAGCAAGAAGAGACCATCCAGAG GATTGACGCCAACGTGGAGGACACACAGCTGAATGTCGAGGCTGCGCACACAGAAATCCTGAAATACTTCCAGTCAGTCTCCTCCAACCGCTGGCTGATGATCAAGATCTTTCTTGTCCTCGTAGTTTTCTTCATCATCTTCGTTGTCTTCTTCGCATAA